The proteins below are encoded in one region of Pseudomonas helmanticensis:
- a CDS encoding ATP-binding protein — protein sequence MTNLMKNSSGGQSPHAITFDQFQLLPSQRLLLRNGVQVELGSRALDVLIALIAHAGEVVTNRDLVHMVWKGVVVDESCLRVHISALRKALSDSESNVSYVVNVPGRGYSFVASFSLTSLDDGNAGTIQSMPAGEVPPRLVRMVGRDDTVMLICDLVKEHRFVTISGLGGMGKTTVAIAVAHHFRSQFEGMVIFLDLSAITDSSMLPGTLAAAVGVQYQEAEPLHTLVGLIRDMRLLVVFDSCDHVIDAVTSLAETLFGEAEHTHILVTSREPLRAEGEHIYRLGSLDCPPEQSGLTAADALTFSAVQLFVERVAQNENTFAFTDNDAPTVAHICRKLDGIALAIELGAGQVAAYGVQGIAELLKNRFSLFWEGRRNAMSRHQTLNAMINWSYELLSENEAMVLRRLSVLTGKFTLEVASQVVSSHADEMTVIDAIGRLVAKSLVLTEGNNRSMCYRLPYTTRAYALEKLHGAGEFDSTTERHAVYLVSLLERLNVHGEALPDYERIQRYIEYLGNICATLDWTFSKTGNLGLGIRLAASSAPLFLGLSMLDECRRWSGRALAAGVCEPNGLPQETVWQEALAISTMFALGKPHSGNTANGVDKVFDENLGDTLRQLRMLGGASNALLWSAEFQELQSSPRQAMSLRDQITDPKGIAAMQWMLGDAKQCAFQHPSPGQFPHVGLNSGRDDFSFSYDYRVRALSSLARISWLRGYPDQAVLLGRQALNRANDLRHPATICLALIYVSTVFLWTGDWSSARQTIDQLNSIAKLNSFEPERAVGLGLEGILLYSQGNVEAGVHRLNGCLKLLSVENHQVLATMFIRCLAEGFSASGRFDNALEIVNGAMEMIENIGETFDTPEILRIAADLYAARPNPDFELAEQYLSRSLACAERQFALAWELRTATSLTRLHLKQGRVNEAGKLLQTVFGRFSEGYETLDMREARLLLESLSLQSSSCHLEILSRGLI from the coding sequence ATGACCAATCTCATGAAAAACTCTTCGGGGGGGCAGAGCCCTCACGCAATCACTTTTGACCAGTTCCAACTGCTTCCTTCACAGAGATTGTTACTGAGGAACGGAGTGCAGGTAGAGCTGGGCAGCCGTGCCTTAGATGTGCTCATCGCTCTCATCGCTCACGCGGGTGAAGTAGTCACCAATCGCGACCTAGTTCACATGGTGTGGAAGGGGGTGGTGGTGGATGAAAGCTGTCTGCGTGTACACATTTCGGCCTTACGTAAAGCGTTGTCGGACTCTGAAAGCAATGTCAGCTATGTCGTGAATGTTCCTGGTCGCGGTTACAGCTTTGTTGCCTCCTTCTCCCTAACATCCCTCGATGACGGCAATGCGGGCACGATTCAATCGATGCCGGCAGGCGAAGTACCTCCACGCCTTGTGCGCATGGTAGGTCGTGACGACACCGTGATGCTGATATGTGACCTCGTAAAAGAACATCGTTTCGTGACCATCAGCGGCCTCGGAGGGATGGGTAAAACCACCGTGGCGATAGCTGTCGCGCACCACTTCAGATCGCAGTTCGAAGGTATGGTCATCTTCCTAGACCTGAGCGCCATTACTGATTCCAGCATGCTGCCTGGAACGCTCGCGGCCGCGGTGGGCGTGCAATACCAAGAAGCAGAGCCACTTCATACGCTAGTAGGTCTCATACGGGACATGCGTTTGTTGGTCGTGTTCGATAGCTGTGACCACGTAATCGATGCTGTCACTAGTTTGGCAGAGACCCTTTTTGGGGAAGCGGAACATACCCACATTCTGGTTACCAGCCGAGAACCATTACGAGCGGAAGGCGAACATATTTATCGCCTAGGCTCCCTCGACTGCCCACCCGAACAATCTGGGCTCACGGCGGCCGACGCTTTAACATTCTCAGCGGTGCAATTGTTCGTCGAGCGCGTCGCTCAAAACGAAAACACATTTGCCTTCACTGATAACGATGCGCCCACAGTCGCTCATATCTGTCGAAAACTGGACGGCATCGCCTTGGCGATTGAACTCGGCGCCGGTCAGGTTGCTGCCTATGGGGTCCAAGGTATTGCTGAGCTTCTCAAAAATCGATTTAGTCTTTTTTGGGAGGGGCGACGCAACGCAATGTCTCGGCACCAAACGCTGAACGCGATGATCAATTGGAGCTACGAGCTTCTGTCTGAAAACGAAGCGATGGTCTTGCGCCGTTTATCAGTCCTAACTGGCAAATTCACTTTAGAAGTCGCATCCCAAGTCGTGTCTTCTCACGCTGATGAAATGACGGTTATAGACGCGATAGGGCGGTTGGTGGCGAAGTCGTTGGTTTTAACCGAGGGAAATAATCGCTCAATGTGCTACCGGTTACCCTATACGACCCGGGCCTACGCGCTTGAGAAATTACACGGCGCTGGAGAGTTTGACTCGACAACTGAACGGCATGCTGTCTACCTCGTTTCTCTGCTGGAGCGTCTCAACGTGCACGGCGAAGCGCTTCCGGATTACGAGCGCATACAACGTTACATTGAATATCTTGGAAACATCTGCGCGACGTTGGATTGGACGTTTTCGAAGACTGGTAATTTGGGACTCGGCATTCGACTCGCCGCTTCTTCAGCACCTCTATTCTTAGGGTTGTCGATGCTTGATGAGTGCCGTCGCTGGAGTGGGCGAGCCCTAGCCGCAGGAGTATGCGAGCCCAACGGTCTTCCCCAGGAAACGGTTTGGCAGGAGGCTCTCGCGATCTCCACTATGTTTGCTTTGGGAAAACCCCATTCTGGGAATACGGCCAATGGGGTCGATAAGGTATTTGATGAAAATCTCGGCGACACCCTTCGTCAGTTGCGTATGTTGGGAGGGGCTAGCAATGCGCTCTTGTGGAGTGCTGAGTTTCAAGAACTACAATCCTCTCCCCGACAGGCGATGTCATTAAGGGATCAAATAACCGATCCCAAGGGTATCGCTGCGATGCAATGGATGCTGGGAGATGCTAAGCAGTGCGCCTTTCAACACCCGTCACCTGGGCAGTTTCCTCACGTTGGGTTGAACTCTGGAAGAGACGACTTTTCGTTCAGCTATGACTATCGCGTACGAGCGTTGTCATCCCTAGCCAGAATTTCGTGGCTTCGCGGTTACCCGGATCAGGCTGTTCTGCTCGGTCGACAAGCGCTGAATCGCGCGAATGATCTGCGACATCCCGCAACCATATGCCTAGCGCTCATTTACGTGTCCACTGTATTCCTTTGGACCGGCGATTGGAGTTCAGCCCGGCAAACAATAGACCAACTTAACTCGATCGCTAAGCTCAACTCCTTCGAACCGGAGCGGGCAGTAGGATTGGGGCTCGAAGGGATTCTTTTGTATTCCCAAGGCAACGTCGAAGCGGGTGTTCACAGATTAAATGGATGCCTGAAATTACTCAGTGTGGAGAACCATCAAGTCCTGGCCACGATGTTTATCAGATGTCTCGCGGAAGGATTTTCCGCTTCGGGGCGGTTTGATAACGCTTTAGAAATCGTCAACGGGGCGATGGAGATGATTGAAAACATCGGAGAGACTTTCGATACACCTGAGATTTTGCGCATCGCTGCGGATCTGTATGCAGCTCGGCCGAACCCTGACTTTGAGTTAGCAGAGCAGTATCTGAGCCGTTCTCTGGCCTGTGCGGAGCGACAATTTGCGTTGGCTTGGGAGTTGCGTACGGCGACTTCATTGACCAGGCTGCACCTTAAGCAAGGCAGGGTTAACGAGGCCGGAAAATTACTTCAAACGGTTTTTGGAAGGTTTTCTGAAGGGTACGAAACTCTGGATATGCGTGAAGCGAGATTGTTATTGGAGTCGTTGAGTCTACAGAGTAGTTCGTGTCATCTGGAGATCCTGTCACGAGGCCTCATCTAG
- a CDS encoding LysR family transcriptional regulator: protein MDRYHEMVMFEALSDRPSLAAAARRLHVSGPTVVRAVARLEARLGVSLLQRSTQGVVLTKAGEAFMTDCSHIINEIEIAEASAKGLHMEAQGSLTVLLPLLFSRYVMTPLLADYMSTYPDIKLFTHYNDRFPNMNDEGLDVAVLIGNLPNSSLIARPVGYVRSIVCGSPDYLESHGEPFSPDDLKRHKLVGTQAFRNSIQWDFQNQGQQNSIRARSRLSCATVQAAISAAAHGAGITRCLSYPLYDYLNSGRLQRILRPYELPALPVHVVYRERRKASMRLRSFVDHMVDGLREHPAMQQDVL, encoded by the coding sequence ATGGACCGCTATCACGAGATGGTCATGTTCGAAGCCCTATCCGATAGACCAAGTCTCGCGGCAGCAGCCCGTCGACTCCATGTTTCTGGCCCTACTGTCGTGCGCGCCGTTGCCCGACTGGAGGCCCGTTTAGGGGTGTCATTGTTACAGCGCAGCACGCAAGGTGTTGTTTTGACCAAGGCAGGGGAAGCGTTCATGACTGACTGCTCTCACATTATCAATGAGATCGAGATAGCAGAGGCGTCGGCAAAGGGACTGCATATGGAAGCGCAGGGCAGTCTAACGGTGTTGCTACCCCTGCTGTTCAGCCGCTATGTCATGACGCCACTGCTGGCGGACTACATGAGTACCTATCCGGACATCAAACTATTCACTCACTACAATGATCGTTTCCCAAATATGAATGATGAGGGTTTGGACGTAGCGGTACTGATTGGGAATTTACCGAATTCGTCTTTAATTGCTCGGCCGGTCGGCTACGTACGTTCGATCGTGTGTGGGAGTCCTGATTACCTCGAATCCCACGGTGAACCATTCAGTCCAGACGACCTTAAACGGCATAAATTGGTAGGCACACAGGCTTTTCGAAATAGCATCCAGTGGGACTTTCAAAATCAGGGTCAGCAAAACAGCATTAGAGCACGCTCCCGTCTCAGCTGCGCTACGGTGCAGGCGGCTATTAGCGCGGCGGCTCATGGCGCAGGTATCACTCGGTGTTTGAGTTACCCATTGTACGACTACCTCAATAGCGGACGGTTGCAGCGCATTCTGCGACCCTATGAGTTGCCTGCCTTACCTGTCCACGTCGTTTACCGAGAAAGGCGCAAAGCATCAATGCGATTGCGCAGCTTTGTGGATCACATGGTTGATGGACTGCGGGAACATCCAGCTATGCAACAGGACGTGCTTTGA
- a CDS encoding GlxA family transcriptional regulator has protein sequence MRIYILALEGVFDLGLAAFMDVLGTASELAGEEPTQRMLDVTIVGVRSEVRTGQNLTVPVRLAAELPQPDLVLVPALSSKMPEGLAKALDQPDVAEAGQWLKCWSQNGATIAAACTGTFVVAEAGLLNGHSATTSWWLSAFFRHRYPLVLLDEERMLVCSDPFVTAGAAMAHFDLGLHVVSRQSPTLAALCARYLLIETRPSQAVFIIPDHIAHTDPIVQRFEQWARDHLESGFSSAAAAATIGVSERTLVRRIQQVLGKSPLAWFQDLRVDYAVHLLQTTDSSVEQIASRVGYADGTTLRTLLRRKLGQGIRELRQRATHVAVL, from the coding sequence ATGAGAATTTATATCCTTGCCCTAGAGGGTGTTTTCGATCTCGGTCTAGCCGCCTTTATGGATGTGCTGGGAACAGCCAGCGAACTCGCAGGAGAAGAGCCAACACAACGAATGTTGGATGTGACCATCGTTGGGGTGAGATCAGAGGTACGGACAGGACAAAATCTGACCGTACCGGTGCGCCTCGCGGCAGAATTGCCCCAGCCAGATCTAGTTTTGGTTCCTGCCCTATCCTCTAAAATGCCCGAAGGACTTGCTAAAGCCCTTGATCAACCCGATGTGGCTGAAGCAGGCCAGTGGTTGAAATGCTGGTCACAGAATGGAGCAACGATAGCTGCGGCTTGCACAGGAACATTCGTGGTAGCAGAAGCGGGATTGCTTAACGGGCATAGCGCTACGACATCCTGGTGGCTTTCAGCATTCTTCCGTCACCGTTACCCGCTAGTGCTTCTGGATGAAGAGCGGATGCTCGTCTGCTCAGACCCCTTTGTGACCGCGGGGGCCGCAATGGCTCACTTCGATCTTGGGCTGCACGTAGTCAGCCGGCAAAGTCCTACGCTTGCTGCTCTATGCGCTCGATACCTACTGATCGAGACCAGGCCATCCCAAGCCGTATTTATCATTCCTGATCACATTGCTCACACTGACCCAATCGTCCAGCGATTCGAGCAGTGGGCACGTGATCATCTTGAATCTGGGTTTTCATCAGCCGCGGCGGCAGCGACTATCGGCGTGAGCGAGCGAACCCTAGTTCGCCGAATCCAACAAGTTTTAGGGAAGTCTCCGTTAGCCTGGTTTCAGGACCTCCGCGTTGATTACGCGGTTCATCTGCTGCAAACGACCGACTCCAGTGTTGAACAAATTGCTAGCCGCGTTGGTTACGCCGACGGCACGACATTGCGCACATTACTACGTCGCAAACTCGGCCAAGGGATACGAGAGCTTCGCCAACGAGCAACGCACGTGGCTGTTTTGTAA
- a CDS encoding cysteine hydrolase yields the protein MAADKPAQSNLEKYAAPKNPALPKSTMKLDLSRTALVVIDPQIDFMSPKGKAWPMTGESVTEQNLVPNLLRLFKAAKAANMTVAVSPHWYWGTDHNWKIQAPVEAMQHSMKLFDDRKNELDVAGFENSGSDFMPEFKPYIMDGKTFLCSPHKLYGPQVNDLNLQLRKQLVDQVILTGMLANLCVESHMRELLEQGFEVAVVRDAVAGPKLPEGDGYMAAIINYRFMANAVWTTDEVVAMMEGKA from the coding sequence ATGGCAGCGGACAAGCCCGCACAATCCAATCTCGAAAAGTATGCCGCGCCCAAGAACCCCGCGCTTCCAAAGTCGACGATGAAGCTCGACCTTTCGCGCACAGCTCTGGTGGTCATCGATCCGCAAATCGACTTTATGAGTCCGAAAGGTAAAGCTTGGCCGATGACGGGCGAAAGCGTTACGGAGCAGAATTTAGTCCCCAATCTCCTGCGCCTGTTTAAAGCAGCCAAAGCAGCCAACATGACAGTCGCTGTTTCGCCACATTGGTATTGGGGAACGGATCATAACTGGAAAATTCAGGCCCCAGTCGAAGCCATGCAACACAGTATGAAGCTTTTTGATGATCGCAAAAACGAGTTAGACGTGGCAGGTTTTGAGAACTCAGGAAGCGATTTCATGCCGGAATTCAAGCCTTACATCATGGACGGTAAGACTTTTCTTTGTTCGCCCCACAAACTTTACGGCCCACAAGTCAACGACCTAAACCTACAGCTGCGTAAACAGCTCGTCGATCAAGTCATCCTGACCGGCATGCTCGCAAACCTCTGTGTGGAATCGCACATGCGTGAGTTGCTTGAACAAGGGTTTGAAGTCGCAGTGGTACGAGACGCAGTGGCGGGGCCTAAGCTGCCTGAGGGTGACGGATACATGGCGGCCATTATCAACTACCGCTTTATGGCAAACGCCGTATGGACCACCGATGAAGTGGTCGCAATGATGGAAGGCAAGGCCTAG
- a CDS encoding DUF2790 domain-containing protein, whose amino-acid sequence MKIVIALSLTIAAGVAFGADDKQTARTGVPSDVAKIISVTDTTQACGIVPVEMVYQDSKGARRVATYMEEGGGCQTN is encoded by the coding sequence ATGAAAATTGTGATCGCTCTGAGCCTAACCATCGCTGCCGGTGTCGCGTTTGGTGCCGACGATAAGCAGACAGCCCGAACGGGTGTTCCATCGGATGTCGCGAAAATCATAAGCGTTACTGACACCACCCAAGCCTGTGGAATCGTGCCTGTTGAAATGGTTTATCAGGACTCCAAGGGGGCGCGGCGTGTAGCAACCTATATGGAAGAAGGGGGCGGGTGTCAGACCAATTAG
- a CDS encoding DJ-1/PfpI family protein has product MKSVLMLLANGVEPLEMAAFTDVLGWADLLGDDSLELVHAGLRRRIITTFGITISPNYLLRDLDTSAFDALALPGGFEPAGFYEEALSEQFLSTIRDFVDAGKIVASVCVASVCLGAAGVLRGKNATTYHQEGGKRKNQLLETGARFVDRPVVVDGQIITSSGPGTATEVAFQLLEQLTSAENAAFIRQKMRFASPGPEWYDAPQVP; this is encoded by the coding sequence ATGAAAAGCGTACTCATGTTGCTTGCTAATGGTGTTGAGCCTCTTGAAATGGCGGCGTTTACCGACGTGCTCGGTTGGGCCGATCTTCTTGGTGATGATTCCCTTGAGTTGGTACACGCGGGCCTTCGGCGACGGATCATCACAACATTCGGAATCACGATTTCCCCTAACTATTTACTGCGCGATTTAGACACGAGTGCGTTTGACGCCCTAGCGTTGCCCGGCGGCTTTGAACCCGCAGGTTTTTATGAGGAAGCGCTTAGCGAACAGTTCCTTTCGACGATCCGAGATTTCGTTGACGCCGGCAAAATTGTCGCCAGTGTTTGCGTGGCATCGGTATGTCTTGGCGCTGCTGGAGTGTTGCGAGGAAAGAACGCGACGACGTACCACCAAGAGGGTGGCAAACGAAAAAATCAGCTGCTTGAAACTGGTGCTCGCTTTGTAGATCGCCCCGTTGTGGTTGATGGGCAAATCATCACATCAAGTGGACCTGGGACTGCTACTGAGGTGGCGTTTCAATTATTAGAGCAGTTAACGAGTGCAGAAAACGCGGCATTTATCCGCCAGAAAATGCGATTCGCTTCGCCCGGACCAGAGTGGTACGACGCTCCTCAAGTGCCTTAA
- a CDS encoding carboxymuconolactone decarboxylase family protein yields the protein MFVNWSEMLPTIQKAFGSLGKSNPKMVKAYMALAEASAENNVLDAKTRELISIAVAVTTRCDGCIGAHTDEAMKAGATREEIAATLATAVQMNAGAAYIYSLRTLEAYDTLKK from the coding sequence ATGTTCGTTAACTGGTCTGAAATGTTGCCTACCATCCAGAAAGCCTTCGGCTCGCTGGGCAAAAGTAATCCTAAAATGGTTAAAGCCTATATGGCTCTTGCCGAAGCCTCCGCAGAAAACAACGTTCTGGATGCCAAGACGCGCGAGCTGATTTCGATCGCTGTCGCCGTCACCACCCGTTGCGACGGCTGTATTGGTGCTCACACTGATGAGGCAATGAAGGCTGGTGCAACTCGCGAAGAAATTGCCGCGACCTTGGCTACTGCGGTCCAGATGAATGCTGGTGCTGCGTACATTTACTCGCTGCGTACACTCGAAGCGTATGACACATTGAAAAAATAG
- a CDS encoding AraC family transcriptional regulator, giving the protein MNSIEKLISLANVRGSLNLRCQFEGAWSREHEQEPLGQAPYHIVLVGECRVDFPNGKSVPMRAGHILLLPTGAPHVMLGKGGSAAPTMPKITNQGAVPIHRIGGPSSDFDMLCGSFHFNRASLLFAALPTYLVIPTACGPLSALVEMLRSEADGQQVCSSFMLDALSQALFTLVLRAHLTSDGHNTGSLALLSDKRLCRAWQAMLADPAFEWKIEYLAELANMSRATFVRTFVRVAGASPWTLLTQVRMELATNLLHHSQLGLSEIAVNVGYQSQSAFTKKFKEFYGAAPGKARREI; this is encoded by the coding sequence ATGAATTCGATAGAAAAGCTCATCAGTTTGGCCAACGTGCGCGGCAGCCTGAACTTGCGATGTCAGTTTGAAGGCGCTTGGTCTCGCGAGCATGAGCAGGAGCCTCTGGGGCAAGCGCCATATCACATCGTGCTGGTCGGAGAGTGTCGCGTTGATTTCCCCAACGGCAAAAGTGTACCTATGCGCGCGGGCCACATTTTGCTCCTACCGACTGGGGCTCCGCATGTGATGCTGGGTAAAGGGGGCTCCGCGGCGCCGACGATGCCAAAAATCACTAACCAAGGCGCTGTCCCAATACATCGCATCGGTGGACCCAGCAGCGATTTCGACATGCTCTGCGGTAGCTTCCACTTCAATCGTGCTTCGCTTCTCTTCGCAGCTTTGCCAACGTATTTGGTCATACCCACGGCTTGTGGACCGCTATCGGCATTGGTGGAAATGCTGCGCAGTGAAGCGGATGGTCAGCAGGTTTGCTCCAGCTTTATGCTGGACGCGCTGTCTCAAGCATTGTTTACGCTTGTCCTGCGAGCACATCTAACGAGTGACGGTCACAATACAGGCTCATTGGCTTTGCTTTCCGACAAAAGACTCTGCCGAGCTTGGCAAGCGATGCTGGCCGACCCTGCCTTCGAGTGGAAAATTGAGTACCTTGCCGAATTGGCGAATATGTCACGGGCAACGTTTGTTCGTACGTTTGTGCGTGTGGCCGGTGCGTCACCGTGGACGCTGCTCACTCAAGTCCGAATGGAGTTAGCGACAAATCTACTGCATCACTCACAGCTAGGGTTGAGCGAAATTGCAGTAAATGTGGGGTATCAGTCGCAATCGGCGTTCACGAAGAAATTCAAGGAATTTTATGGAGCTGCGCCAGGAAAAGCACGCCGTGAAATTTAA
- a CDS encoding LysR family transcriptional regulator, with amino-acid sequence MDRFQEMQIFTAVAEEEGFAAAARRLNISPPSVTRVIAAMEERIGTQLLARTTRSLHLTEAGQRYLEDCRRILGEVGEAEEAAAGSYSLPCGHLTVTASVLFGELYIAPLLAEYLDMYPSVHLSAMLVDRVTSVVDEGIDVAIRIGHVQESSLHAIKVGEVRQVICGAPNYFDRYGRPGHPGELSTANIVMSSASHLLSDWQFVNEGSDLSFRFDPRLVVTANQAAINIASQGWGVTRVLSYQVASQVASGALEIVLQDYEPPALPIQVVYQKSNRVPAKVRTFVEFLTERLGNDIALQSDVEGAV; translated from the coding sequence ATGGACCGCTTTCAAGAAATGCAAATATTCACGGCGGTTGCCGAAGAAGAAGGGTTTGCTGCGGCAGCCCGACGTCTCAATATTTCACCACCCAGTGTGACGCGAGTGATCGCGGCAATGGAGGAGAGAATCGGTACTCAGTTGTTAGCACGAACTACCCGCAGCCTGCACCTGACTGAGGCAGGGCAGCGTTACTTAGAGGACTGTCGGAGAATATTGGGCGAGGTAGGGGAGGCCGAGGAAGCCGCTGCTGGCAGTTATTCATTGCCTTGCGGGCACTTGACCGTGACGGCTTCAGTACTATTTGGGGAGCTGTACATTGCACCTCTATTAGCCGAATACCTTGATATGTATCCTTCCGTTCATCTAAGTGCAATGCTCGTTGACCGTGTGACCAGCGTTGTCGATGAAGGTATCGACGTAGCAATACGAATTGGACATGTGCAGGAATCATCGTTGCACGCCATAAAGGTGGGTGAGGTACGCCAAGTAATATGTGGAGCGCCTAACTATTTTGATCGTTACGGTAGACCCGGACATCCCGGCGAGCTTAGTACGGCCAATATAGTGATGTCATCAGCTAGCCACCTTCTGAGTGATTGGCAATTCGTGAACGAAGGCAGCGATTTGAGCTTTCGGTTTGATCCGCGTTTGGTGGTAACGGCAAATCAGGCTGCAATCAATATTGCGTCCCAGGGTTGGGGCGTCACTCGTGTTCTGTCCTATCAGGTGGCTAGCCAAGTTGCTTCGGGTGCATTGGAGATAGTGCTTCAGGACTACGAACCTCCTGCACTGCCCATACAAGTCGTCTACCAGAAAAGTAACCGGGTGCCTGCGAAAGTTCGAACTTTTGTGGAGTTTCTCACTGAGCGATTGGGCAATGATATCGCGCTTCAGTCTGACGTTGAGGGTGCGGTGTGA
- a CDS encoding putative quinol monooxygenase, whose protein sequence is MVSVALFVEMKAKPGKESEVDDFLRSALPLANAEPGTTSWFALKMSPSVFGIFDAFANDKDRDTHLNGPIAQALMSKAGYLLSEPPSIQKVEVLAAKR, encoded by the coding sequence ATGGTCAGCGTAGCGCTGTTTGTAGAGATGAAAGCCAAGCCAGGCAAGGAATCGGAGGTTGACGATTTTCTGAGAAGTGCATTGCCGCTTGCAAACGCTGAGCCAGGTACTACCTCATGGTTCGCTTTGAAAATGAGTCCATCGGTCTTCGGTATCTTTGATGCATTTGCCAATGACAAGGATCGGGATACTCATCTGAATGGCCCCATCGCCCAAGCGTTGATGTCGAAGGCCGGTTATCTGCTATCGGAGCCACCATCGATTCAGAAGGTAGAAGTATTAGCAGCCAAAAGATAA
- a CDS encoding alpha/beta fold hydrolase, with the protein MTGIGVALVSMLPKAAQAQTASPSKSESGSHAMTSNTITNSEGVVLYYKDWGPKNGPVVTLSHGWPLDSDSWDGQAFFLANQGFRVIAHDRRGHGRSSQPWDGNDMDHYADDLATVIETLNLKNVTIMGFSTGGGEVARYVGRHGTSRVAKICLISSVPPLMLKTAANPGGLPIDVFDGIRAGMIADRSQLFKDIPAGPFYGFNRPGAKTSQGMIDSWWRQGMVGGFKNTFDSIKAFSETDFTEDLKKFDKPTLIVHGDDDQIVPIDAAGRAAKKLVPSATLKVYAGAPHGLTETHREQLNKDLLAFLKS; encoded by the coding sequence ATGACAGGGATAGGTGTGGCCCTTGTATCAATGCTACCAAAAGCGGCACAGGCACAAACTGCCTCGCCATCAAAATCCGAATCGGGATCTCATGCCATGACATCCAATACAATTACAAACAGTGAAGGTGTGGTGCTTTATTACAAAGACTGGGGGCCAAAAAACGGGCCCGTAGTGACGCTTAGCCATGGCTGGCCACTCGATTCAGATAGTTGGGATGGACAGGCTTTCTTCCTCGCAAATCAAGGCTTCCGCGTCATCGCGCATGACCGGCGTGGGCATGGTCGTTCCAGCCAACCTTGGGACGGTAATGACATGGATCATTACGCCGACGACCTTGCCACAGTGATCGAAACACTGAATCTGAAAAACGTCACGATCATGGGCTTTTCCACCGGTGGAGGCGAAGTAGCGCGGTACGTAGGCCGTCATGGCACTTCTCGTGTTGCGAAGATCTGCCTGATCTCATCAGTCCCTCCGCTCATGCTGAAGACGGCCGCGAATCCAGGCGGGTTGCCGATCGACGTATTCGACGGTATTCGAGCTGGGATGATCGCGGACCGCTCACAGCTATTCAAAGATATACCTGCTGGGCCATTTTATGGATTCAACCGGCCAGGGGCGAAAACCTCTCAAGGCATGATTGATTCCTGGTGGAGACAGGGAATGGTCGGTGGTTTCAAAAATACCTTCGACTCAATCAAAGCGTTTTCGGAAACTGACTTCACCGAAGACCTCAAGAAATTCGATAAACCGACCCTCATCGTCCATGGTGACGATGATCAGATTGTGCCTATCGATGCCGCTGGCAGAGCTGCCAAAAAGCTGGTCCCTAGCGCAACTCTCAAAGTGTATGCGGGCGCGCCCCATGGTCTGACGGAGACGCATAGGGAACAACTCAATAAGGATTTATTGGCATTCCTAAAAAGCTGA
- a CDS encoding glutathione S-transferase family protein codes for MSHKSIKLYRHPNSEQHHCIELMLSLLGLHTELVSVDLMRGGFPLPEFLAGNGSGQVPFIDDDGTVVADCNAILVYLAATYGDGQWLPSDHLVLARVLCWLSLTDEENDSKPVSARLLTESDAGYGAEDHFIRTLSLLKEMDMALTVNKYLVCGEPTIADVSAYTYLSHVPSAYISLFDYPLIREWLTTVSSLPRFVNVYCQQRFYEDHQWSVSG; via the coding sequence ATGTCTCACAAATCGATCAAACTCTATCGCCATCCCAATTCCGAGCAGCACCACTGCATCGAATTGATGCTGTCTTTGTTAGGTTTGCATACCGAGTTGGTATCGGTGGACCTGATGAGAGGCGGTTTCCCCCTCCCTGAATTTCTGGCTGGAAATGGCTCTGGACAGGTACCTTTTATCGATGATGACGGCACTGTTGTAGCTGACTGTAACGCTATCTTGGTGTACCTCGCCGCTACATATGGCGACGGTCAATGGTTACCGAGCGATCATTTAGTTCTGGCCAGAGTGCTGTGCTGGCTCTCTTTGACTGATGAAGAGAACGACTCAAAACCAGTTTCTGCTCGATTGCTCACTGAGTCTGATGCTGGCTATGGCGCTGAAGATCATTTCATTAGAACGTTGTCTCTGCTTAAAGAAATGGACATGGCATTAACGGTGAATAAGTATTTAGTGTGCGGTGAGCCAACAATTGCCGATGTTTCAGCCTATACCTATCTATCCCATGTACCCAGCGCGTACATTTCTCTTTTTGACTACCCTCTCATTCGAGAATGGTTAACGACTGTTTCATCGTTGCCGCGGTTTGTGAACGTATACTGCCAGCAACGATTTTATGAAGATCACCAATGGAGTGTTAGTGGTTAG